From Desmodus rotundus isolate HL8 chromosome 10, HLdesRot8A.1, whole genome shotgun sequence, one genomic window encodes:
- the FAN1 gene encoding fanconi-associated nuclease 1: MPGGKSPSNKRPRRSLSSSRAKQNESKSIVLFFNNVPPAKLACPICSKMVPRFDLNRHLDEMCADNDDVTPADPRRGGLTNSNVSTVDLSNTAVDDVTPQKSSPLKTNLTLDQSDSAKPGVKKQTSPYFKNNDDEACKNQDELSPRNVKIIPLGSLSSKLSRRYIKAKRSIEKNEEFASHTLQSSSVTGVRTVNCSETQGKDQMLENSSQKENLFACDSPMEQNTENTVEGAKLIEAANPNSTQGCGRSSLTPALSDNAMTLAPELTLGSKLQSAPEASLAERESVRQVEGHGVEKYEADVGEVTMTVASEAKTQVSDVEAPSHSSTRDAYKGSDIPRRPLEGDSGLRSEVTCGVPLEQGPGWDGPGQTAPLSHPYYLRSFLVVLGAVLDNEDDRMLFDEHDKGIVTKFYQLSESGQKLYVRLFQRKFSWIKMNKLEYEEIAPDLTPVVAELQQAGFLQTESELQELPEVLELLSAPELKTLAKTFHLVNPSAQKQQLVDALLKLARQPSVCTWGKKPPGIGAVILKRAKASAGPSLRLCKGPRAVFSRVLLLFSLTDSLEEEEASCGGQGQLSTVLLVNLGRVAFPQYTIHRETRIFQDRDDLIRYTAAAHTLSDVSTAMASGNWKAANELSQCAKRDWDKLKNHPSLRYHENLPLFLRCFTVGWIYTRILSRAVEILQRLHMYEEAVKELEDLLSQKVYCPDSRGRWWDRLALNLHQHLKRLEPAIKCIAAGLADPEVRTGHRLSLYQRAVRLRESPSCQKYRHLFYQLPEITVRDVNHVTITGRLCPQHGMGKSVFVMETGGAATPTTVLCSVEELALAYYRRSGFDQGIHGEGSTFSTLFGLLLWDVIFMDGIPDVFRNAYQAFPLDLYTDSFFASRGPAIEARLQLIHGAPAERLQAWVADVWQAQEGRAASIVSWDRFTSLQQAQDLVSCLGGPILSGVCRRLAVDFRHCRGGLPDLVVWNSQNHCFKLVEVKGPNDRLSHKQTIWLQELQELGADVEVCHVVAVGAKSKGLD, encoded by the exons ATGCCAGGAGGGAAATCGCCTTCCAATAAAAGACCCCGTCGGAGTTTATCAAGCAgcagagctaaacaaaatgaatctaagtctattgttttgtttttcaacaatGTACCACCTGCTAAACTTGCCTGTCCCATTTGTAGTAAAATGGTGCCAAGGTTTGACTTAAACCGGCACCTTGATGAAATGTGTGCTGACAACGATGATGTCACTCCGGCGGACCCCAGGCGGGGTGGCTTAACAAATTCCAATGTGTCCACTGTAGATTTAAGCAATACTGCCGTAGATGATGTAACGCCACAGAAGTCGTCACCATTAAAGACAAATTTAACCCTTGACCAAAGCGATTCAGCAAAACCGGGCGTAAAAAAGCAGACGAGTCCCTACTTTAAAAATAACGATGACGAGGCGTGTAAAAATCAAGATGAGCTGAGCCCTCGTAATGTCAAAATCATTCCTTTGGGAAGCCTGTCATCGAAATTATCCAGAAGATACATAAAGGCGAAAAGATCGATAGAGAAGAATGAGGAGTTTGCCAGTCATACTCTGCAGAGTTCCTCAGTCACTGGGGTTAGGACCGTTAACTGTTCAGAGACCCAGGGGAAGGATCAGATGTTGGAGAACAGCTCACAAAAGGAAAACCTATTTGCCTGTGATTCTCCTATGgaacaaaacactgaaaatactgTAGAAGGCGCTAAATTAATAGAAGCAGCAAACCCAAACTCTACTCAGGGGTGTGGAAGATCATCCCTCACTCCTGCTCTCTCAGATAATGCTATGACGTTAGCACCAGAATTGACTCTGGGGAGTAAACTGCAGTCTGCTCCAGAGGCCAGTCTTGCAGAGCGGGAGAGCGTCAGACAAGTAGAGGGCCATGGTGTTGAAAAGTACGAGGCAGACGTTGGTGAAGTGACAATGACTGTGGCTTCGGAAGCTAAAACACAGGTGTCGGATGTAGAGGCACCATCTCATAGTTCTACACGTGATGCTTATAAGGGGAGTGACATCCCCAGACGCCCTCTGGAAGGTGACAGTGGCTTAAGGAGTGAAGTCACTTGCGGAGTTCCCTTGGagcaggggccaggctgggacGGTCCTGGTCAAACAGCTCCCTTGAGCCACCCTTACTACCTTCGGAGTTTCCTAGTGGTGCTGGGAGCCGTACTTGACAATGAAGATGATAGGATGCTCTTCGACGAACACGACAAGGGAATCGTGACTAAATTTTATCAGTTATCAG AAAGTGGTCAGAAGTTATATGTAAGACTTTTCCAACGTAAGTTCAGCTGGATCAAGATGAATAAATTGGAATATGAAGAGATCGCCCCTGATTTAACCCCCGTGGTTGCAGAACTGCAGCAAGCTGGCTTTCTGCAGACAG AATCCGAGTTGCAAGAACTCCCTGAAGTGCTTGAACTACTTTCCGCTCCTGAACTGAAAACGCTGGCAAAGACCTTCCACTTGGTAAACCCCAGTGcacagaagcagcagctggtggacgcTTTGCTCAAGCTGGCCAGACAGCCATCCGTCTGCACTTGGGGCAAGAAGCCGCCTGGAATTGGAGCAGTGATTTTAAAAAG AGCCAAGGCCTCGGCGGGACCCTCGCTGAGGCTGTGTAAAGGCCCCCGGGCTGTCTTCTCCCGGGTCCTGCTGCTGTTCTCCCTGACAGactccctggaggaggaggaggcttcCTGCGGGGGGCAGGGCCAGCTCTCCACCGTGCTGCTGGTCAACCTTGGACGAGTGGCGTTTCCTCAGTACACCATCCACCGGGAGACTCGAATCTTCCAGGACCGAGACGACCTCATCAG ATACACGGCCGCCGCCCACACGCTGAGTGACGTTTCCACTGCCATGGCCAGTGGGAACTGGAAAGCAGCGAACGAGCTCTCGCAGTGCGCCAAGAGGGACTGGGACAAACTGAAAAACCACCCTTCCCTGAG GTACCACGAGAACTTACCACTCTTTCTGCGGTGCTTCACCGTTGGGTGGATTTACACGAGAATTCTCTCTCGGGCCGTTGAAATCTTGCAGAGGCTCCACATGTATGAG GAAGCAGTTAAGGAACTTGAGGACCTCCTGTCCCAGAAGGTGTACTGTCCGGACAGCAGGGGCCGCTGGTGGGACCGGCTGGCTCTCAACCTGCACCAGCACCTGAAACGCCTGGAGCCG GCTATCAAGTGCATTGCCGCAGGGCTGGCGGATCCCGAGGTGAGAACAGGGCACCGCCTGTCCTTGTATCAGAGAGCCGTGCGCCTGAGAGAGTCCCCAAGCTGTCAGAAGTACAGGCACCTCTTCTATCAGCTGCCAGAAATCACGGTGCGCGATGTGAACCAT GTAACCATCACGGGCCGACTGTGCCCGCAGCACGGGATGGGCAAGTCCGTGTTTGTGATGGAAACCGGGGGGGCTGCCACCCCCACTACCGTGCTGTGCTCTGTGGAGGAGCTGGCGCTGGCCTATTACAGACGCAGCGGCTTCGACCAAG GGATTCACGGGGAAGGGTCCACCTTCAGCACTCTGTTCGGCCTCCTCCTGTGGGACGTCATCTTCATGGACGGGATTCCGGATGTCTTCAGAAATGCCTACCAG GCATTCCCACTGGACTTGTACACGGACAGCTTCTTCGCCAGCCGGGGTCCAGCCATcgaggccaggctgcagctgatCCACGGTGCCCCTGCCGAGCGCCTGCAAGCCTGGGTGGCGGACGTGTGGCAGGCCCAGGAAGGCAGAGCGGCTTCCATAGTCAGCTGGGATCGCTTCACTTCT
- the MPHOSPH10 gene encoding U3 small nucleolar ribonucleoprotein protein MPP10, translating into MAPPVWRQRTLKRCLDEVGKNTGRPECFLTIQDELASNFTSLTKVLYDFNKILENGRIHGSPLQKLVIDKFDDEQIWQQLELQNEPALQYFTNAVREALNDEDISLLPESAEQEDGGDGSEMEADVQEDPDQHVEEEEVSGLSGIEPEGDETAKRPSEHELRESPVFSDEDSDLDFDIGKLEQQSKEQSKMPRKPREKSTVDDQFFKLSEMETFLENMEKEEEQKDDAEEEEIDLFEDVDSDEDEGGLFGSQTQKLKSGKSSRNLKYKDFFDPVESDGDVASAQDEELGSEEEEEEIAEEEGEDSMSEMDEGEDMEEAEDNKPRKETSKRVTFALPDDTEAEDTNISNVQKDSAEVKSSFERRQEKMNEKIASLEKELLEKKPWQLQGEVTAQKRPENSLLEETLHFDHAVRMAPVITEETTLQLEDIIKQRIRDQAWDDVVRKEKPKEEAYEYKKRLTLDHEKSKLSLAEIYEQEYIKLHQEKRAEEENPEHVEIQKMMDSLFLKLDALSNFHFTPKPPVPEIKVVSNLPAITMEEVAPVSVSDAALLAPEEVKEKNKAGDIKTDAEKTATDRKRERRKKKYRKHMKIKEKEKRRKLLEKSSLVQAGKYSKAVADEKIKQLTKAGRASLLKDEGKDRALKSSQAFFSKLQDQVKMQLSDAKKTEKKKKKRQDISVHKLKL; encoded by the exons GATTCAAGATGAACTGGCATCAAACTTTACTTCTTTAACAAAAGTACTCTATGACTTTAACAAAATACTGGAGAATGGCAGGATCCACGGAAGTCCTTTACAGAAACTGGTGATAGACAAGTTTGATGATGAGCAGATTTGGCAACAGCTGGAACTGCAGAACGAGCCGGCCTTACAGTACTTCACGAATGCGGTTAGGGAGGCCCTGAACGATGAAGACATCAGTCTTCTGCCAGAGAGTGCAGAGCAGGAGGACGGAGGGGATGGCTCAGAGATGGAAGCTGATGTCCAGGAGGACCCAGACCAGcacgtggaggaggaggaagtgtcaGGCCTGAGTGGTATTGAACCTGAAGGGGACGAGACCGCCAAACGTCCGAGCGAACATGAGCTGCGGGAAAGCCCAGTTTTCAGCGATGAGGATTCTGATCTTGACTTTGACATCGGCAAACTGGAACAGCAGAGCAAGGAGCAAAGCAAAATGCCCAGGAAACCAAGAGAAAAGTCTACAGTGGATGATCAATTCTTCAAACTATCTGAAATGGAGACCtttttagaaaacatggagaaagaagaggagcaaAAAGATGATGCTGAGGAGGAAGAGATTGATTTATTTGAAGATGTTGACTCTGATGAAGATGAGGGAGGACTGTTtggaagtcagacacaaaaacTGAAG TCAGGTAAAAGTTCCAGGAACCTGAAATACAAGGATTTCTTTGATCCAGTTGAAAGTGATGGAGATGTAGCAAGTGCTCAAGATGAAGAACTGGggtcagaggaagaagaggaagaaattgctgaagaagaaggagaagatagCATGTCGGAAAT GGATGAAGGTGAGGACATGGAAGAAGCGGAAGACAATAAACCACGTAAAGAAACCTCGAAAAGAGTGACCTTTGCTCTGCCAGATGATACGGAAGCGGAAGACACGAACATCTCAAATGTGCAGAAAGATTCTGCTGAAGTTAAATCCTCGTTtgaaagaagacaggaaaag ATGAATGAAAAAATCGCGTCCTTAGAAAAAGAGTTGTTGGAAAAAAAGCCTTGGCAGCTTCAAGGGGAAGTGACGGCCCAGAAGCGGCCGGAGAACAGCCTTCTGGAGGAGACGCTGCACTTTGACCACGCGGTCCGCATGG CACCTGTGATCACGGAGGAGACCACCCTTCAGCTAGAAGACATCATCAAGCAGAGGATCAGAGACCAG GCTTGGGATGACGTGGTGCGGAAGGAGAAGCCCAAAGAGGAAGCGTATGAATACAAGAAGCGGCTGACGCTAGACCATGAGAAGAGCAAGTTGAGCCTGGCTGAGATTTACGAACAGGAATACATCAAACTCCACCAG GAAAAAAGAGCAGAAGAAGAAAATCCCGAGCACGTGGAGATCCAGAAGATGATGGACTCCCTCTTCTTAAAACTGGATGCCCTCTCGAACTTTCATTTCACCCCCAAACCG CCTGTCCCCGAGATTAAAGTCGTGTCGAATCTGCCGGCCATAACCATGGAGGAGGTCGCCCCGGTGAGCGTCAGTGACGCAGCCCTCCTGGCGCCGGAGGAGGTGAAG gaaaaaaataaagctggagaTATCAAAACCGATGCTGAGAAAACAGCTACAGACAGGAAgcgagaaaggaggaaaaagaaatataggaagcatatgaaaataaaggagaaggaaaagcgGAGGAAACTCCTGGAAAAGAGCAGCCTGGTCCAGGCAGGGAAGTACAGCAAGGCCGTCGCTGACGAGAAGATAAAGCAGCTGACCAAAGCAGGCAGAGCCTCCCTGTTAAAG GACGAAGGTAAAGACAGAGCCTTGAAGTCGTCTCAAGCATTCTTTTCTAAATTACAAGATCAGGTGAAAATGCAACTCAGCGAcgcaaagaagacagaaaagaaaaagaagaaaagacaggacATCTCCGTCCATAAATTAAAGCTGTAA